In Pajaroellobacter abortibovis, the following are encoded in one genomic region:
- a CDS encoding tetratricopeptide repeat protein, giving the protein MCDQRKWVWASVVLLLWGCAHTSSSGGGISDPKKAGTMRMSVPLSMRTGLSTRSQALFILLLNDPRADENVSLLVQVVPEQMRRAAFHFAERRPEQGLRAFYDVLYLVNLMSDQRELTHDVLGPYGVEVLRSAIKEVARAGDEGRAWTFYELLSQVGSSADRASAREHLIILKDWLDQTMSGGPISRASVLARFYVQRYFLRPTADSKEGAVRAVRAWVEQALALRDSHLMLSRGELSRSEAEEGTRALRMGATLLASIYLYDRDPSGAISTLLGSRISEILPRELLIALQSLTIKQDATAYLHMARLLRAALEVREGQWDKWIGSDWLMAVLFQLMKEAYRLDPTLPEAAEAVALALQTYGLGEATAPILLKAIKAHPESHLIEGSLGLIMRAMGLALELEEEEQSARAVYQSAQPFFDFVEEIQKKSQVQFGTPIPLQPGLEHIHIMMGKIELRSGQMEEARFCFYRALEKERLAEALLPLARIEWHQGYSSQALAKLDEAMQAQDAIQSPMFQVHVLFYRSDMAVEKGRDAAAVRDPLVKALKAAKQAREWNSDEVRADAERMLCRILDRFGEAELARKALDRALEATPTDKNQLSETLSLQISRSLVHGNLAEGREGLGRALSFDLKVDMLVYYALWVRLLERRLNTSSDGVADRVFDLVLEEQQSWIGRLAAFGAGRIQAEALGASAVTPIQRAEASFYMAMDKLIAGDKAGAAEGFKEVLEGPGMELVEFSVARDFLKGWHSELAGLLPEEEATHLIQ; this is encoded by the coding sequence ATGTGTGATCAGAGGAAGTGGGTGTGGGCGAGCGTGGTGCTGCTCCTCTGGGGATGTGCACACACATCTTCTAGTGGTGGTGGGATTTCTGATCCAAAAAAGGCAGGGACGATGAGGATGTCTGTCCCCTTATCGATGCGCACAGGACTAAGTACTCGATCTCAGGCACTCTTCATACTGCTGCTCAACGACCCTCGAGCGGACGAGAATGTCTCCCTCCTTGTGCAAGTTGTTCCGGAGCAGATGCGCCGTGCAGCCTTTCACTTCGCAGAACGTCGGCCTGAACAAGGGTTGAGAGCCTTTTATGATGTCCTTTATCTAGTAAACCTTATGAGTGATCAAAGGGAGTTGACCCACGATGTGCTCGGCCCTTATGGCGTCGAAGTGCTTCGAAGTGCCATCAAAGAGGTGGCCCGAGCGGGGGATGAAGGGAGAGCGTGGACATTTTATGAACTCCTCTCCCAGGTGGGGTCCTCTGCAGATCGGGCTTCTGCTCGAGAGCACCTGATCATTTTAAAGGATTGGCTCGATCAAACAATGTCAGGAGGACCGATCAGCCGAGCGAGTGTTCTTGCACGCTTTTATGTTCAACGGTATTTTTTGCGGCCGACTGCTGATTCGAAGGAAGGGGCTGTTCGCGCTGTCAGAGCATGGGTCGAACAGGCTCTCGCTTTGCGAGATTCGCATCTAATGCTATCACGTGGTGAGCTGTCGCGCAGTGAAGCGGAAGAAGGGACGCGCGCCTTGAGGATGGGGGCTACACTTCTCGCTTCTATCTACCTGTATGATAGGGACCCGAGCGGTGCTATCTCGACTCTGTTGGGTTCCAGGATCTCGGAAATCCTACCCCGAGAGCTCTTGATAGCGCTTCAATCGCTTACCATAAAACAGGATGCTACGGCGTATCTCCATATGGCTCGACTGTTGCGAGCTGCTTTAGAGGTTAGAGAGGGGCAATGGGATAAGTGGATAGGGAGCGATTGGCTGATGGCGGTTCTTTTCCAATTGATGAAAGAAGCCTATCGTTTGGATCCTACCTTACCGGAGGCTGCAGAAGCTGTTGCCCTTGCGTTGCAGACTTATGGTTTAGGTGAAGCCACCGCCCCCATTTTGTTGAAAGCAATCAAAGCCCATCCGGAATCCCATCTCATCGAGGGGTCATTAGGTTTGATTATGCGTGCAATGGGGCTTGCATTGGAGTTGGAAGAGGAGGAGCAATCCGCGCGCGCAGTTTATCAATCTGCTCAACCCTTTTTTGATTTTGTAGAGGAGATTCAAAAAAAATCTCAGGTGCAGTTCGGCACCCCTATCCCGCTTCAGCCGGGCCTTGAACATATTCATATCATGATGGGTAAGATTGAATTGCGTAGTGGTCAAATGGAGGAAGCGCGATTTTGTTTCTATCGAGCTTTGGAGAAGGAAAGATTAGCCGAAGCCCTTCTCCCTCTCGCTCGCATTGAGTGGCATCAAGGGTATTCTTCTCAGGCTCTCGCGAAGTTAGATGAGGCGATGCAAGCGCAGGATGCAATTCAGAGCCCGATGTTTCAGGTCCATGTCTTGTTCTATAGGAGTGATATGGCTGTGGAAAAAGGGAGAGATGCTGCTGCGGTGCGGGATCCGCTGGTGAAAGCTTTGAAAGCGGCCAAGCAGGCGCGTGAATGGAATTCAGATGAAGTGCGGGCAGATGCGGAGAGAATGCTGTGTCGTATTCTCGATCGCTTTGGAGAAGCGGAGCTCGCTCGGAAGGCATTAGACCGAGCTTTGGAAGCTACCCCTACTGATAAAAATCAGCTTTCCGAAACCCTTTCGCTTCAGATTAGCCGATCGCTTGTCCATGGAAATCTTGCGGAGGGGAGGGAAGGATTGGGGCGTGCTCTTTCTTTTGATCTCAAGGTGGATATGTTAGTTTACTATGCCTTATGGGTTAGGCTATTGGAGCGGCGTCTCAATACCTCCAGCGATGGGGTGGCAGATCGTGTGTTCGATTTAGTGTTGGAGGAACAACAGAGCTGGATCGGCCGACTCGCTGCATTCGGTGCAGGACGTATTCAGGCTGAGGCGCTTGGAGCGAGTGCAGTCACCCCTATTCAGCGTGCGGAGGCTTCTTTTTACATGGCCATGGATAAACTGATCGCAGGGGATAAAGCGGGAGCTGCAGAAGGGTTTAAGGAAGTGTTGGAAGGGCCTGGAATGGAGCTTGTGGAATTCAGTGTGGCGCGTGATTTTCTGAAGGGGTGGCATTCAGAATTGGCTGGTCTACTGCCGGAGGAGGAAGCCACCCACCTCATTCAATGA